The genomic window TCGGCCACGTCCCGGATGCCCTTGGGGTGCTTGAGCCAAGGGGCAGGCACCAGGGCAATGTCCCCGAACCCGGTGCCCCCAAAGTTGGCGATGGTGGCTCGGTCGGTGTCGTCGAAGGCTCGGCGGGCAGCTCGCTCCCAGTGGGCCAGGTCCTCTCCCGAGATGGGCCCGAACTCCGCCAGGTTGTCCTCCGGGTCGAGCCGGTCCTCGTCTATGGGGTCCTGGCGGATGATGGTGTCGAAGTAGAACCCATCTTTGGGCATGTGGCCACTCGGCGGGGCGCTTCTATCGCCCTCGGGGTACTGGTAGATGCTGCCGTCGGGCTCGGGATCGGTGTTGAAGTGCTCCGAGACCAGGACGGGGGTGCCGTCGAAAAGACGCCATTCCTTCCAGTTCTCGTTGGGGAATCCGAAGTAGGTGCGCGGGGCCCAGATGCCAGTGACGTCCACGCCCAGGGCGTCCTGGAGGTCGGGAGCCACCTCGCCGAGCATGAGATAGGGCTCGATCACTTTCACCGGAGTCCCAGGAGGATCCAACCCCAGCGCCTGCCGGAGCCGGTACACCGAGTTCACCTGCATGCCCGTCACCGTGCTCGAGCCCATGTCCAGAGGCACCCGATCCGGCTGCGTGTGAGACAGAGCGGCTTCCACCCGTTGTCTAGGCGTCATTCACTTCCTCCCGTGTGGGCCCG from Anaerolineae bacterium includes these protein-coding regions:
- a CDS encoding methyltransferase, which encodes MTPRQRVEAALSHTQPDRVPLDMGSSTVTGMQVNSVYRLRQALGLDPPGTPVKVIEPYLMLGEVAPDLQDALGVDVTGIWAPRTYFGFPNENWKEWRLFDGTPVLVSEHFNTDPEPDGSIYQYPEGDRSAPPSGHMPKDGFYFDTIIRQDPIDEDRLDPEDNLAEFGPISGEDLAHWERAARRAFDDTDRATIANFGGTGFGDIALVPAPWLKHPKGIRDVA